The following proteins come from a genomic window of Streptomyces liliiviolaceus:
- a CDS encoding DUF5304 domain-containing protein — protein MSDERPTSDAGEDALDPVQDGTVRGEERDDQRDEVRATDDDAWAKACAEDLAAEKARRRTQYGQPPGSAAEELRKLVDAVADKLSGLQSPLLGAVAGGAAQQMVNQVVQQAKAAVEPVIERNPDVFDHLASAGSELLAAYRSAVEAQERRWTARDTAARPRDEGTGKGTGSGEHIDLD, from the coding sequence ATGAGCGATGAGCGCCCCACGTCCGACGCGGGGGAGGACGCGCTCGACCCGGTGCAGGACGGCACGGTGCGCGGCGAGGAGCGCGACGACCAGCGCGACGAGGTCCGGGCGACCGACGACGACGCCTGGGCGAAGGCGTGCGCCGAGGACCTCGCCGCCGAGAAGGCCCGCCGCCGCACCCAGTACGGCCAGCCGCCCGGCTCGGCCGCCGAGGAACTGCGCAAACTCGTCGACGCCGTCGCCGACAAGCTGTCCGGACTGCAGTCGCCCCTGCTCGGCGCGGTCGCGGGCGGCGCCGCCCAGCAGATGGTGAACCAGGTCGTGCAGCAGGCCAAGGCCGCCGTCGAGCCCGTCATCGAGCGCAACCCCGATGTGTTCGACCACCTCGCGAGCGCCGGCTCCGAGCTGCTCGCCGCGTACCGCTCCGCCGTCGAGGCGCAGGAGCGGCGCTGGACCGCCCGTGACACCGCCGCGCGCCCGCGGGACGAGGGCACCGGCAAGGGCACCGGTAGCGGTGAACACATCGACCTCGACTGA
- a CDS encoding ArsA family ATPase, producing MRTILITGPGGSGRTTVAAATAREAARRGTRTLVLSADRTDTLGAALGAPTGSAPVEAAPGLTAWRPDAGESFRADLLALQEQASTALDLLGSARLDAEELTPLPGAEELTLLRALRDAAAADTFDLLVVDLPPVAQALALLALPEQLRRYLRRLLPAERQAARALRPVLGRLAGVPMPTDRLYETAARWDVELAAVQLAVEDPATTVRLVAEPGPAGADAVRSAVTGLALRGLRTDALIGNRVLPETSPDTWLAALAVQQRKSLDGWRDEWGSAGTCAVHEVPHLGRDPRGAEDLALLPVPVPETGPGTAACRPLVWPVVDRLADDGVLVWHIPLPGAIREELDLVRRGDELVVTVGQFRRIVALPSALRRCAVDGASLREGELRVRFTPDPDLWPRTR from the coding sequence ATGCGCACCATCCTGATCACCGGCCCCGGCGGTTCCGGCCGCACCACCGTCGCCGCGGCCACCGCTCGGGAGGCCGCCCGCCGGGGCACCCGCACCCTGGTGCTCTCCGCGGACCGCACCGACACCCTCGGTGCCGCCCTGGGCGCTCCCACCGGCTCCGCGCCCGTCGAGGCCGCTCCCGGGCTCACCGCCTGGCGGCCGGACGCGGGCGAGAGCTTCCGGGCCGACCTCCTGGCCCTCCAGGAACAGGCCTCCACCGCCCTCGACCTGCTGGGCTCGGCCCGGCTGGACGCCGAGGAGCTCACCCCTCTGCCCGGCGCCGAGGAGCTCACCCTGCTCCGCGCCCTGCGCGACGCGGCCGCCGCGGACACCTTCGACCTGCTGGTCGTCGACCTGCCGCCGGTCGCCCAGGCACTCGCCCTGCTGGCCCTCCCGGAGCAGCTGCGCCGCTACCTGCGCCGTCTGCTGCCCGCGGAACGCCAGGCCGCCCGCGCTCTGCGCCCCGTCCTCGGCCGCCTGGCCGGCGTCCCCATGCCGACGGACCGGCTGTACGAGACGGCGGCCCGCTGGGACGTCGAACTGGCCGCGGTCCAACTGGCCGTCGAGGACCCGGCCACGACGGTACGGCTGGTCGCCGAGCCGGGACCCGCGGGCGCCGACGCCGTACGGTCGGCCGTCACCGGGCTCGCCCTGCGCGGTCTGCGCACCGACGCCCTGATCGGCAACCGCGTCCTGCCCGAGACGTCCCCCGACACCTGGCTGGCCGCCCTCGCCGTCCAGCAGCGCAAGTCCCTCGACGGATGGCGTGACGAGTGGGGCTCCGCCGGGACGTGCGCGGTGCACGAGGTGCCCCACCTCGGCCGCGACCCGCGCGGTGCCGAGGACCTGGCCCTGCTTCCCGTGCCCGTCCCCGAAACCGGTCCGGGCACCGCCGCTTGCCGACCCCTCGTGTGGCCCGTCGTCGACCGGCTCGCCGACGACGGCGTGCTCGTCTGGCACATCCCGCTGCCCGGCGCGATACGCGAGGAGCTGGACCTCGTACGCCGCGGGGACGAACTCGTCGTCACCGTCGGGCAGTTCCGCCGGATCGTCGCGCTCCCGTCCGCCCTGCGCCGCTGCGCGGTCGACGGTGCCTCCCTGCGCGAGGGCGAACTGCGTGTCCGGTTCACGCCCGACCCGGATCTGTGGCCACGGACACGGTGA
- a CDS encoding SRPBCC family protein, with the protein MAENTSSSITIEAAPADVMAVIADFARYPDWTGEVKEAQVLATDEKGRAEQVRLVMDAGAIKDDQTLGYTWTGDHEVSWTLVKSQMLRSLDGSYILKPAGLSATEVTYRLTVDVKIPMLGMIKRKAEKVIIDRALAGLKKRVESGDAAEEADKAAGEEAESGDAGKKAGPGEK; encoded by the coding sequence ATGGCGGAAAACACCAGTTCGAGTATCACGATCGAGGCGGCACCGGCCGACGTCATGGCGGTCATCGCCGACTTCGCCCGCTACCCCGACTGGACGGGCGAGGTGAAGGAGGCGCAGGTGCTCGCGACGGACGAGAAGGGCCGCGCCGAGCAGGTGCGTCTCGTCATGGACGCGGGCGCCATCAAGGACGACCAGACCCTGGGCTACACCTGGACCGGCGACCACGAGGTCTCCTGGACCCTGGTCAAGTCCCAGATGCTCCGCTCGCTCGACGGCTCGTACATCCTCAAGCCGGCCGGTCTGAGCGCCACCGAGGTCACCTACCGGCTGACCGTCGACGTCAAGATCCCGATGCTCGGCATGATCAAGCGCAAGGCGGAGAAGGTCATCATCGACCGCGCGCTGGCGGGCCTGAAGAAGCGCGTGGAGTCGGGCGACGCCGCCGAGGAGGCCGACAAGGCGGCCGGTGAGGAAGCGGAGTCGGGGGACGCCGGCAAGAAGGCGGGGCCGGGCGAGAAGTAG